From one Budorcas taxicolor isolate Tak-1 chromosome 21, Takin1.1, whole genome shotgun sequence genomic stretch:
- the NKX2-8 gene encoding homeobox protein Nkx-2.8, translating to MATSGRLSFTVRRLLDLPEQDAQHLRKREPELRAPAPGPCATWLESERGHYPSSDESSPEASPRNSSQRPSARPASPGSDAEKRKKRRVLFSKAQTLELERRFRQQRYLSAPEREQLARLLRLTPTQVKIWFQNHRYKLKRARAPGVAEAPDLAVAAEGRAAPGLLRRVVVPVLVRDGQPCGGSAEAGTAAARDKSAAPPAAACPVPGYAAFGPGSAFGLFPAYQHLPPPALVSWNW from the exons ATGGCCACCTCTGGACGCCTCAGCTTCACCGTGCGCAGGCTCCTGGATTTACCGGAGCAGGATGCGCAGCACCTGCGGAAGAGGGAGCCGGAGCTACGCGCCCCTGCGCCCGGCCCCTGCGCCACCTGGCTGGAATCCGAGCGCGGCCACTACCCTT CCTCGGACGAGAGCAGCCCAGAGGCCAGCCCGAGGAACTCGTCGCAGCGGCCGTCCGCTCGGCCTGCGTCTCCGGGCTCGGACGCCGAGAAGAGGAAGAAGCGGCGGGTGCTGTTCTCCAAGGCGCAGACGCTGGAGTTGGAGCGGCGCTTCCGGCAGCAGCGCTACCTGTCGGCGCCCGAGCGCGAGCAGCTGGCGCGCCTGCTGCGCCTCACGCCCACACAGGTCAAAATCTGGTTCCAGAACCACCGCTACAAGCTGAAGCGCGCGCGCGCGCCGGGAGTCGCCGAGGCGCCCGACCTGGCAGTGGCTGCCGAGGGGCGCGCCGCGCCCGGCCTGCTGCGCCGCGTGGTGGTGCCCGTGCTGGTGCGCGACGGGCAGCCCTGCGGCGGCAGCGCCGAGGCGGGCACGGCCGCCGCCCGGGACAAGAGCGCGGCGCCGCCGGCCGCCGCCTGCCCTGTGCCAGGTTACGCCGCCTTCGGGCCAGGCTCGGCTTTCGGCCTCTTCCCCGCCTACCAGCACTTACCGCCCCCCGCCCTGGTCTCCTGGAACTGGTGA